The genome window CTGTTCATCATCATTGATGCGGTACATATTGCGGTCAATTTTCGGGAAGATATAAAGACCCGCCTTCGGCTTGACCGCAGACAAACCTGGAATATCTTGAATAGCATTGTAAATGAAGTTTCTTTGCTCATAGATACGACCACCAGGAAGGAGTAATTCGTCCACTGACTGGTGCCCACCTAGTGATGTTTGTACGACTTGCTGGGCCAAAACGTTAGAACAAAGGCGCATGTTGGACAGCATATTGAGACCTTCGATATAGCCCTTGACATGAGTCTTAGGACCAGACAAGACCATCCAACCCACACGAAAACCAGCGATACGGTGGGATTTCGAAAGACCGTTCATGCTGACACAGAAGACATCTGGTGCCAAGCTTGCCACAGGCGTGTGCACATGCCCATCCATCACCATACGGTCATAAATCTCATCCGCAAAGATGATCAAATCGTTTTGACGAGCGATTTCAATAATCTCCAACAAGAGTTCCTTAGGATAAAGGGCTCCAGTTGGGTTATTTGGGTTGATAAGGACGATTGCCTTGGTATTGGAAGTAATTTTTGACTTGATATCGTCAATATCAGGGTACCATTCTGCAGCTTCATCACAGATATAGTGAACGGCATTTCCCCCAGCTAGGCTGACAGCGGCTGTCCAGAGAGGATAGTCTGGCATAGGCACCAAGACCTCATCGCCATTATCCAAAAGCCCTTGCATGGACATAACAATCAGTTCACTGACACCATTTCCAAGGTAAATATCATCAATGTCTACATTGGGGAAGTTCTTCAGTTGGCAATACTGCATGATGGCCTTACGGGCTGAGAAAATCCCTTTAGAGTCAGAATACCCTTCACTATCACGCGCATTCATAATCAAGTCATGAATGACCTCATCTGGCGCTGTAAAGCCAAATTCTGCTGGATTCCCTGTATTCAGACGTAAAATCTTTTCTCCGTTTGCTCGCATCCGCATAGCTTCTTCCAAAACAGGGCCACGGATATCATAGGCAACATGCTCTAACTTACTAGACTTGTTATATTCTTTCATCTTGTTTCCTCAATTCATCGAGATAGTAACATTATACCACTAGAAAGGGATTGCGACAAGTTTCCTGAAATGAGCAAGCAAAGAAAAAAACTCACAACGACTAGGTTCTCACTGTCTAAACAATTAGAATGCAGAAGTATTTTTTCACATACCAAAAGACAAACCTAGGAAGACCAATGCTAAAAAAGAATCATACAAAAGATTAAACATGAGAAAGAGCCCCCACGTGACCAAATAGTCCAAGCGACCACTTCTCTTTGCAATCACAAATAAAATGGTGTGGTAGACTAAGTGAAAGAGAAGAAAGCCGACAAAACCTGGATAGAGAACAGGCACGACTCTTTCCAGCTGCCAAAGCATCACTACTTCTCCTACAAGTGACGCAAGGATGATTCCATGATAAAGAAGACTTATTTTTTTAGAAGCTTGAACAAAATCTTTCATACTTTCTCATCCCCTCACTATGTTTCCTACTATCCCGTTTTCTTTTATTTTAACATATCTCCACCAAATCGAATCTCCGATAATATTTATTTAAATATGATTTTTACTTTACTTCTTTAGTGAAAAGGATTACAATAACAGTAAGAAAATTTCAGGAGGTTTCATTATGGCACAACGTTACCAAAATGTTATGGTTGCAATTGATGGTTCTAAAGAGGCAGACTTGGCTTTTGTTAAAGGTGTTTACACTGCTCTACGCAATGATTCCAAGCTCACCATTGCCCATGTTATTGACACACGCGCTCTTCAAAGCGTATCTACCTTTGATGCTGAAGTCTACGAAGAACTTCAAGTAGATGCTGAAAGTTTGATGAAAGAGTACGAAAAACGTGCAAAAGATGCGGGTGTGACCGATATTCATACCGTCATCGAAATGGGAAATCCAAAAACTCTCCTTGCCCGTACCATTCCAGACGCAGAAAATGTTGACTTGATTCTCGTCGGTGCAACAGGTCTTAATGCCTTTGAACGCCTCTTGGTTGGCTCTTCATCTGAATACATCCTCCGCCACGCAAAAGTTGATTTGCTCGTCGTGAGAGAACAAGAAAAAACATTATAGAAACACAAAAGGAGCCTGCTAGGCTCCCTTTTTTCTTACTTATTTCTCTCTTTATGTCGCTCATAAGCCTTGAGCTGACGCTGCAGTTCCTTTCTGATAGCAGGTTCTGGAGCATATTTTTCGTCCCAGTCATCCGGTTTTAAGATTTTATGTGTAACTGGATCAAAATGGGCTTTTCCATCAGGAAAAACCTTCCCCATGTTTGCCTCATGCACAATATCAAAGATGCGTTCTGGATCCACTCCCATCAAGGCAAAACTGCCGTAAGTAAAATACAGTGTATCGATTAAGGCATCAACCTGCCCGATTAGATCTTTTTGGGCAGGCGTTTTTTGCCTCACCTTTTCGGCCGCCTTGTCAAGTGCCGCATGCATGCTTGCAAGCGACTGCTGGAATTCTTCCTCCGAAGAACTTGCCGCTCGGACAAACTCTACTAATTCTTCAATTTTAAAGTCTGCGCGGTGGGTTGCACCTTCAACATCCCATGCCTGTGGCTCTTCCTGCGTCCGTTCATCCATCATGTGGTGGAAGGTCTTGACCTTATTAAAGTGGTAATCTCGACTGACAAACACTTTTTCTGAAGCCAAGACTCCAAAATGTTCGAGCGCCTTGTGGATGCCATCTTGTTGGTTACTTGCAGTAATGTGCTTAGCAACCTCTTTGACGCTGCTACTGCCATTTCCCATGGCTACAGACATACCAACACCTGCCAACATTTCCAGGTCATTATCTGAATCTCCGAAAGCCATGACTTGGTTGAGATCAAAACCATACTCTTTCCCGACTCGGCGAATGCCTTCTAGTTTGGAATTTCCTTGGTTGATGATATCCGCAGCGAAGGGATTGCTTCGAGTCAATTTCAAATCTTCAAAATCACTTGCAGCTTTCTCAGATTCTTCTGGCGTCATCAGCATCAAAACTTGATAAATGGGTTGATTAATCAAGTTAAGTAGGTCATCTTCCTTTTGAGGAACTGCCTTGCTAACCATCCGATTAAAAGAGCGACTAACGGTTCTTGTTAAGCCAGTTGGAATGAAACGGCTAACCAGCTGCGAAAAGGATCCAAGACCAAATGACATAATTTTCGAACCAACAACGGCATGCTCAGTTCCAAGAGCAATTTCTTTTCGCTCCTTTTTAGCATAAGCAATCAGTTGACGCAGGCTTGACTTAGCAATCGGACTTGCAAATAAGACTTTTTCTTTATTAAAGATATATTGTCCGTTATAAGTTATTGCAAAATCCAGATCTAAATCTTCCATCAATTCCTTGACAAAAAACGGCCCTCGTCCTGTCGCTACTCCAACAAGCACCCCTTGCTCTTTCACAATCCTAATCGCGTCCTTAGTGGATTTCAAAACACTCTTACGATCGTTGACTAGCGTTCCATCGATATCAAAAAAAACAGCTTTGACTTCCATCCTATCCCATTCTCCCCTTTTGTGTTACAATGATTATACCACATTTCAGAAAGAGTGAGTAATTCATGCCTAAGAAAATCCTTGTTTTACATACAGGTGGGACTATTTCCATGCAAGCAGACGCCTCTGGCGCAGTTGTGACCAGCCAGGACAATCCCATGAACCATGTATCCAATCCACTTGAAGGGATTGAGGTTCATGCCCTAGACCTTTTTAACCTGCCAAGTCCCCATATCAAACCCAAGCATATGCTTGCGCTCTATCATAAAATTAAAGAGGAAGCAGACCACTACGATGGAGTTGTCATCACACATGGGACAGATACGCTAGAGGAAACTGCCTACTTCCTTGATACCATGAAAATTCCGCCCATGCCCATCGTTCTAACAGGAGCTATGCGTAGTTCAAACGAACTCGGTAGCGATGGAGTTTATAACTATCTGAGTGCTTTACGAGTTGCCAGCGATGACAAAGCAGCCGACAAGGGTGTGCTGGTCGTCATGAATGATGAGATCCACGCGGCCAAGTATGTTACCAAAACCCATACGACCAACGTCGGTACCTTTCAAACTCCTACTCACGGGCCTCTCGGTCTCATCATGAAGCAAGAAATCCTCTACTTCAAAACAGCTGAACCGCGAGTCCGCTTTGATCTCGAACATATTCAAGGTCTAGTTCCCATCATCTCAGCCTATGCAGGTATGACAGATGAGCTGATTGATATGCTTGACCTAGATCACCTAGATGGATTAGTCGTTCAAGCTTTTGGAGCAGGTAATGTACCCAAAGAAACAGCTCAAAAATTAGAAAGTCTCCTCCAAAAAGGCATTCCAGTCGCCTTGGTTTCACGTTGTTTTAACGGAATTGCAGAACCTGTTTATGCCTACCAAGGCGGAGGAGTGCAGTTGCAACGAGCTGGTGTTTTCTTTGTCAAAGAACTCAATGCTCAAAAAGCGCGCCTCAAATTATTGATTGCTATCAACGCGGGACTAAAAGGGCAGGCCTTAAAAGACTATATGGAAGGCTAATCCTCTTCTCTAGAATACAAAATCAGGAAATCTTCTCGATTCCCTGATTTTTTCTACTTGCGTTTTCGTGTCGAACGACGTTCTGTCAAACCGTGAGGCAAAAGAACTTCACGTTCTTCCAACTCTTCCTTATGCATAATCTTGGTCAACATACGCATACTGATAGCACCAAGGTCGTATAGAGGTTGAGCAATTGTCGTTAAGTTTGGACGAGTGAATCGTGCAATTTGAGAATCATCTGTCGTAATGATTTCAAACTCTTCCGGTACAGAAATACCGTGATCTGCCAAGCCATTTAACACACCCGCAGCCAATTCATCACCTGTCACAACTGCAGCTGTAGCCTGTGAAGAAACCAAGCGTTCTGCCAAGGCATAGCCATCATTATAGCTGTATTTAGACTCAAATACCAAGCCCT of Streptococcus oralis contains these proteins:
- a CDS encoding universal stress protein translates to MAQRYQNVMVAIDGSKEADLAFVKGVYTALRNDSKLTIAHVIDTRALQSVSTFDAEVYEELQVDAESLMKEYEKRAKDAGVTDIHTVIEMGNPKTLLARTIPDAENVDLILVGATGLNAFERLLVGSSSEYILRHAKVDLLVVREQEKTL
- a CDS encoding Cof-type HAD-IIB family hydrolase, whose product is MEVKAVFFDIDGTLVNDRKSVLKSTKDAIRIVKEQGVLVGVATGRGPFFVKELMEDLDLDFAITYNGQYIFNKEKVLFASPIAKSSLRQLIAYAKKERKEIALGTEHAVVGSKIMSFGLGSFSQLVSRFIPTGLTRTVSRSFNRMVSKAVPQKEDDLLNLINQPIYQVLMLMTPEESEKAASDFEDLKLTRSNPFAADIINQGNSKLEGIRRVGKEYGFDLNQVMAFGDSDNDLEMLAGVGMSVAMGNGSSSVKEVAKHITASNQQDGIHKALEHFGVLASEKVFVSRDYHFNKVKTFHHMMDERTQEEPQAWDVEGATHRADFKIEELVEFVRAASSSEEEFQQSLASMHAALDKAAEKVRQKTPAQKDLIGQVDALIDTLYFTYGSFALMGVDPERIFDIVHEANMGKVFPDGKAHFDPVTHKILKPDDWDEKYAPEPAIRKELQRQLKAYERHKERNK
- a CDS encoding pyridoxal phosphate-dependent aminotransferase, coding for MKEYNKSSKLEHVAYDIRGPVLEEAMRMRANGEKILRLNTGNPAEFGFTAPDEVIHDLIMNARDSEGYSDSKGIFSARKAIMQYCQLKNFPNVDIDDIYLGNGVSELIVMSMQGLLDNGDEVLVPMPDYPLWTAAVSLAGGNAVHYICDEAAEWYPDIDDIKSKITSNTKAIVLINPNNPTGALYPKELLLEIIEIARQNDLIIFADEIYDRMVMDGHVHTPVASLAPDVFCVSMNGLSKSHRIAGFRVGWMVLSGPKTHVKGYIEGLNMLSNMRLCSNVLAQQVVQTSLGGHQSVDELLLPGGRIYEQRNFIYNAIQDIPGLSAVKPKAGLYIFPKIDRNMYRINDDEQFVLDFLKQEKVLLVHGRGFNWQEPDHFRIVYLPRVDELAQIQEKMTRFLKQYRR
- a CDS encoding asparaginase, with the protein product MPKKILVLHTGGTISMQADASGAVVTSQDNPMNHVSNPLEGIEVHALDLFNLPSPHIKPKHMLALYHKIKEEADHYDGVVITHGTDTLEETAYFLDTMKIPPMPIVLTGAMRSSNELGSDGVYNYLSALRVASDDKAADKGVLVVMNDEIHAAKYVTKTHTTNVGTFQTPTHGPLGLIMKQEILYFKTAEPRVRFDLEHIQGLVPIISAYAGMTDELIDMLDLDHLDGLVVQAFGAGNVPKETAQKLESLLQKGIPVALVSRCFNGIAEPVYAYQGGGVQLQRAGVFFVKELNAQKARLKLLIAINAGLKGQALKDYMEG